One Mytilus trossulus isolate FHL-02 chromosome 5, PNRI_Mtr1.1.1.hap1, whole genome shotgun sequence DNA segment encodes these proteins:
- the LOC134719664 gene encoding uncharacterized protein LOC134719664 gives MIAKGQMIQPIIDPHHLFVNNRARCCSKGISGMGVSSEAWWKVAGNCTENGTGLSLEIAKELRDKQKNSYAQTTFSEKVQFEMMKNGDYTEAEWCRLIRNWYAAIDEGGMCIEKRIECLLAMRDKLLPYLHVGHFPPPGAYVASLPMAQFEGILSNVDRRLQLYGMVQRGSYNQRAVTSLDSETFFSGFQDYDPKGTGVLRPDDIPTALGAAVCLFSQRMDSNRKFYMKTSKKTRVYPEQSLSQNCSADGEMEETELYNCFNTRIIKIKSNQFDLPERKAVNPKRKCGRISSFGVPSRGAEGARSHHKTNEEKILAHRRYGISDDNIDLKN, from the exons ATGATAGCAAAGGGCCAAATGATCCAGCCTATTATAGATCCTCATCATCTGTTTGTCAATAATAGGGCAAGATGTTGTTCTAAAGGTATTTCTGGTATGGGAGTCAGCAGTGAAGCTTGGTGGAAAGTAGCTGGGAATTGCACAGAAAACGGCACAGGTCTATCATTGGAGATAGCTAAGGAACTTcgtgacaaacaaaaaaattcttATGCGCAGACCACTTTCAGCGAAAAAGTACAATTTGAAATGATGAAAAATGGAGATTATACAGAGGCTGAATGGTGTAGACTGATTCGAAATTGGTATGCAGCTATCGATGAGGGTGGTATGTGTATAGAGAAACGTATTGAATGCTTACTAGCGATGAGGGATAAATTACTGCCATATTTACATGTTGGTCACTTTCCGCCGCCAGGAGCATATGTAGCCTCTCTTCCAATGGCCCAGTTTGAAGGGATACTGAGCAATGTTGACAGGCGATTGCAGCTGTATGGAATGGTACAACGAGGAAGTTATAACCAAAGAGCTGTTACCAGCCTGGACtcagaaacatttttttcagggTTTCag gaCTATGACCCAAAGGGGACTGGTGTGTTGAGACCAGATGATATACCAACAGCTTTAGGTGCAGCAGTGTGTTTGTTCAGTCAACGAATGGATTCTAACAG aaaattttatatgaagACGTCCAAGAAAACAAGAGTTTATCCAGAACAAAGTCTCAGTCAAAACTGTAGCGCCGATGGAGAAATGGAAGAAACTGAGTTGTACAACTGTTTCAATACTCGtatcattaaaataaa ATCAAACCAATTTGATCTCCCTGAAAGAAAAGCTGTTAATCCCAAAAGAAAATGTGGAAGAATTTCTTCATTTGGTGTCCCTAGTAGAGGTGCAGAAGGAGCACGATCTCACCACAAGACAAATGAGGAAAAGATATTAGCGCATAGACGATATGGAATTTCTGATGAcaatatagatttaaaaaattaa